The DNA window GATAATCGGTCTTATACCATCCCGTCCCTTTAAGATGGAACGCGTTGGCGGAAATAAGCTTTGTCAGCTTCCCGCCGCACCCGCCTGAATGCTTTTTAAGCGGAGCGTCGGAAATCTTCTGGTTTACTTCCATGTGTTCGCCGCACTTGGCGCAAACGTACTCGTAAATAGGCATCTTTACTAAAACTCCCAAACTTGCCTGTTGACCGCATCTATATAAGAGCGGCCCAGCCCGATGTCAAGCGCCCCCTACTTCGCGGGGCGCTCCTCGATTTTCACCGTCATTTCCACCCTGTCGATTGGATTGTCCCGCGCGTCGCGCTTTTCGGCCACGACCTTGTCCGCCACGTCCATCCCCTCGATCACCTCGCCGAATATGGAATACTGGCCGTCCAGCCATCCGGAATCCTGCGTGACGATGAAGAACTGGGAACCGGCGCTGTCCGGATCCATCGCCCGGGCGGCGGAGACCATGCCGCGTTTGTGGTGAAGCTTTGAAAACTCCGCCTTTATGTTGTAGCCGGGCCCGCCCATGCCGTGCCGGCCCCGGTTGGCGGCGTCCTTGGAATTCGGGTCGCCCCCCTGTATCATGAAGCCCGGGATCACCCTGTGGAACGTGGTGCCGTCGAAAAAGCCGGACTTGGCCAGCTTCTTGAAACTCTCCACATGCTTTGGCGCCACATCGTCGAGAAACTTGATCACTATCTTCCCGTGTTTTGTCTCCAGAACGGCGACTTCCGTCATTTTTCCATCCTTCTTTTTCATTACCGTTGATTCCTTGGAGGCCGCCCCTTTTTTTCCCGAATCCTTGGGCTTCCCATATCCCTGGGCGAAAGCGGCCCCGCCGCATATGGCCGCCGCGAAAACCAGCGCAATGGCTGCTGATGTCACATATCTCATCTTTTCAGGCCCTCAAATCAAAAATAAAATAATACCAGAAATCCCACGGAGCGGCGCGGACGATTATCAGGCGCGCCCTTTTTGCCCGGCCCCTCTTTTCTTCCGCCGGTTGTCAAAATAGCGCTGCAGCTTTTCCGGCGTTTCGAACATGACGTCGAATATTTCGAAAAAATACTCGCAGTCCGGCGGGTTGTGCTCGCGGCACACGTCGGGGCGCCGCGCGTATATGGTGCACCTGTTGTTTTCGTTGAGGTATCTGCACCCGCCATGGACTATCATGTACCACCGCCGGGAGCGGATGAAGAATCTGGTGTTCGTGAAGTGGAGCTGCCACACAAGGTCGTCCTCCTCCGTCTTTGTCCGTGGAGGGGGGATGGAATGCTCCACCCCATAACAGCACAGGGCGGGGCACCCTTCGCAGGTTGCCTTTTCCTTTTCAGGTCTCATCTTTAATCCCTTGCCGCGCCATGCAAATAAGCATTAAAAAAAGGGGCGGCATTAAAACCGCCCCCCGATTCAAAACTCGCCAGTAACCTCTCGTTTTACGCCCCGTGGGCCGGGCGTTTGCCCGCCGTGAACCTTCCCTCCCACTGGACGCCAGGGGCGTTCGGGTCTGTGGGGATGTTCAACTCGTAATTGAACTGCCCTGTCAGGTACTCGTGGATGTGAAGGGCGGCGTTTTTCGCCTGGCCCATGGCCAGGATCACCGTGGAACCGCCGGTTATGGCGTCCCCGCCGGCGAAAACGCCCTTCTTGGTGGTGTGGCACGTGACCGGGTCCACCATGAGTATCCCCCACTTGTTCGTGCGAAGCTCCGGAGTGACGGTTGGTATCACCGGATTCACGTCGCAGCCCAGTGAGAAGACCACCGTGTCTATCTCGTCCACGAAAAACTCGCCTGTGGGCAGAGGTTTGCGCCGGCCGGAATCGTCCGGCTCGGACAGTTTCATTTTCTCGCACTTGATGCCCTTGACGAAGTTTTTATCGTCGCCGATGAACTCCACCGGGTTTGACAGCCATTTAAAGTCGATGAACTCCTGCTCCGCGTGCTCAAGCTCCTCTGTCCTTGCGGGAGCCTCGTCGCGCGAACGGCGGTAATAGCATGTCACCTCCGCCCCCAGCCTTTTGCCGGTGCGAAGCACGTCCATTGCGGTGTTCCCGGCGCCGATGACCCCAAGCCTCTTGCCCTGATAAAGGGGAGTGGGGTAATTGGGAAAATCATTGGCGTGCATCAGGTAAATGCGGGTCAGGTACTCGTTGGCGGAATAGACGCCGTTGAGGTTTTCACCCTTGATGCCAAGCATTTTCGGCAGCCCTGCGCCAGAGCCGATGAACACGGCGTCAAACTTTTCATTGTCCATCAGGTCGTCTATGGTCAATATCTTGCCTATGATCATGTTATAGGCGAACTCCACCCCCATGTCGGCCAGGAGCTTCAGATCATCGTCTATTATCTCCAGCGGCAGGCGGAACCTGGGGATGCCATACACCATAACGCCGCCGCCCCTGTGGAACGCCTCGAAAACGGTGACCTCGTGGCCGCGGACGCGAAGCTCATAGGCCGCCGTAAGCCCTGCCGGGCCGGCGCCTATCACCGCCACGCGCTTGCCGGTGGAGGCCGGTATCTTCGGCATCCGGTCTAGCTTGTGCTCCCGTTCGTAGTCCGCCACAAACCGCTCCAGGTTTCCTATGCCCACCGGATCGTTCTTTTTGCCCACCACGCACACCGCCTCGCACTGCTTGTCCTGCGGGCACACCCTGCCGCAGGCGGCCGGCAGGAAGTTGGTCTCGCGGATCTTTTTCGCCGCCGCGGCCACGTCTCCCTGCTCGACAAGCTTGATGAACGCCGGAATGTCGATTCCAACGGGGCACCCGCCCACGCATTCAGGCTTCTTGCACTGGATGCAGCGGCTGGCCTCGTCGCGCGCCTGTTCCATGGAGTAGCCGATCGGCACCTCCAGGAAGTTCTGGACGCGCAGCCCGGCGTCGTTCAACGGCAATATGTTGCGCGGTTTTTTCATCCGCTCTTTCTGGCTTAAACCCTTCTTTTCCTCGGCCATGGTAAAACTTGCTCCCTTATCCTTTAAGAAACGCCTCTAGGGCGATCTTTTCCTTGTCCACGAACATCTTCTGGCGCTTGACCAGCTCATCAAAGTCCACCTTGTGCCCGTCGAAATCCGGCCCGTGGAAACAGGCGAATTTCGTCTTGCCGTCAACGCTTACGCGGCAGGCGCCGCACATCCCGGTGCCGTCCACCATGATGGCGTTCAGGCTCACCCATGTCTCGATCTGCTTCTCCTTGGTCATCTTGCTCACCGCCACCATCATCGGGACAGGGCCGACGGCCAGCACAGTGGAGACCTTCTCCCGCGACATGATCTTCTCCAGTGCGTGCGTGACGAAACCTTCTATGCCGATCGAGCCGTCGTTGGTGGTGAGGAACACCTCGTCGCACACCCCCTTAAGCTCGTCCACCATGATTAAAAGGTCTTTCGAGCGTGCGCCGACTATGCCATAGACCTTGTTGCCAAGAGCCTTCAAGTCCCTGGCGGTGGGGATCACCGCGCCGGTTCCGTAGCCGCCGCCGATCACCACGCATGCGCCGTCGTACTTGGCCACGTGGGAACGCTGGCCCAGCGGGCCGACCACGTCCTGAAACGCATCGCCCACTTCCTTGCGGACGGCCTCTGTGGAGGTCCTCCCGGCGGCCATTATGATTATCTCGATATATCCTTTTTCCCGGTCCCATCCTGCGATGGAAAGGGGTATGCGCTCGCTCTTGGCGGTGGGCCGCATGATGATGAACTGGCCGGCCTGGATTTTCCGCGCCAGAAGCGGAGCGTTGAACTTAAAGTAGAATGTGTTCGGGCAAAGCTCCCGTTTTTCCAGAACCGTGAATTGCTGATGATACCTGCCAGTTGACATGTTTCCCCCGTTACCGCCTGTTCCATGAGTGCAATAGTGCAGTTGATATTCCGCCTCGTGCCGGACGATAAAAGCGCTGTCCCAGTCGAAATTGTCCAGCCCGAGTATGGCCCGAAACGCCTTGTTGGCCTTTTCCACGTTGTCCGCCGTGAAATAGGAGTTTCGCACCCCCTTGCCAAGCGCCCGCACAGCGTGGCGGCGCACAAGGGGGGACGGGTCTGAAATCCCGGCGAAAAGCTTGTCAAACAAAAGCCCCCTGTCCCTGTCCGAAAAATGGACGGGCAAGACCCTGTTGAACAGCCTGCCGGCGCAGTACATGGCCGACGACTTTAGCTGCTTGTCCGCCGAGTCCAAAAGCCGCATCAGCTTCGGCAGGCTTTTGACCACCGCCGGATCAGTGAAATGCCCGGCGGCCAACAGAAGGTTGATCTGCGAATAGGGCACGTCCTTGTTCTTTTCAAAGGCGGCGATGGCCTTTTCGACCGCCGGAGCGCCGATGAGCCCCAATGCGCGGGCGAAATGCTCCGCCGACTCGGCGTCCGCGTCCGCCAGTTGGTCTATCAGCCATTCCACCACGTCCGAACCGAAGGATGCTATCAGCTCTTCGGCCTTGCCGATCACCGAAAGCAGCTCCTCGTTGCCGGAATGATCCCGGTAAAACACCGTTGATATGGCGTTTGCCAGTTCCACCTTTTGCTCCGCGGAAAGGTCGGCTGGATTTATCTCTTCAAGCGCCGCTCTTAAATTTGCCGCCTTTTGCGAGGCGAACCTGCTGATTAACGTTTTGATCTCGTCGGTCATTTAAAAGGCTCCCATTGAAAATAACCGGGAAAGACAAAGGCTTCCCATCCATCTGTCCAAATTATCATTATACTACGTTACGGATTCTCCATCGGCCTGGGGGCAGGCGCCCCACCACGGGCAAAACGAAAAATCGAAAAACTCGATATTAGCTAACGGGCACAATAAATGCAATTAATTTTGTATGCGGGGGGGAGCGCCACCTTCCCAATATGTATTATTGAAGCTTCGGGCTGATTTAGACCACGTCTTAATCATCCTCTGCAACTGTGGCGCAATGCAACCGGTTGTTTCCGGTATTTACTCCCCCTCTTCGTCCCCTTTGTCCTCATGGTCATGCCCGCCGATGCCGTATTTGGCCAGTTTGTAGCGGAACGAGCGGAATGTCAGGTTGACGAGTTTGGCCGCCTCTTTTTTCTTTCCACCGCTTTTTTCCAGCGCCTTTAAAAGCAGGTCTTTTTCAATGGAGCTTACCACCGCCTCCAGGTCCACCCCCCCTTCGGGCATGTCCAGCGCCCCTTCTTTTAATTCCACGTTCGAAAAGCGCACGTAGTCGGGCAGGTTTTCAGTCTCTATGCGGGGCCCCGTGGCCAGCACCACGGCGCGTTCGATCACGTTTTCAAGCTCGCGCACGTTGCCGCGCCAATGGTGGTTTTCAAGCAAAGTCATAGCGTCGCCGGATATGGAGGCTATGCGCCGGTTGTCCTCATGCGCGTATTTTTCTATGAACCGGTTGACGAGTATGGGTATGTCATCCTTGCGGTCGCGCAACGGCGGGATGCTCAGGGTGATTATGTTGAGCCGGTAGAAAAAATCCTCGCGGAACCTGCCGGCCTTGATAAGCTCCTCGAGGTTCTGGTTGGTGGCGGCGATCACCCGGATGTCCACCTTTATGTCCTTTACACCCCCCACCCGCTTGAATTCGCGCTCCTGGAGCACCCGCAGCATCTTCACCTGGATGGTCTGGGGCGCTTCCCCCACTTCGTCGAAAAAGAAGGTCCCCTCGTCGGCTATTTCCAACAATCCCTTTTTGTCCGCCACGGCGCCGGTGAAAGCCCCTTTCTGGTGGCCGAAAAGCTCCGATTCGAGAAGCTGTTCGGGCATGGCGCCGCAGTTGATGGAGTGGAACGGCTTGTCCTTGCGGTCCGAGAGGTAATGGATGGCCTTGGCCACAAGCTCCTTGCCTGTGCCCGATTCGCCGGTGATGAGCACTGTGGAGCGGCTGTTGGCCACCTTGCGGATAAGCTTGAAAAGCTGCGTCATCTTTTCAGATTTGCCCAGAAGGCCCCCGATGCTGTAGGTCTGCGTCACCTCGTCCTGGAGCCTGCGAAGCTCCGCCTTGTCCCTCCGCCGCTCCAGGGCCTTTGCGATGGTGAGCTTTATCTCGTCCACCTTGAAGGGCTTTGTGATGTAGTCGTAGGCGCCCATTTTCATCGCTTCCACGGCGGTGTCTGTGGAGGCGTAGGCGGTGATCATTATCACGGGCAGGTCGGGGTCTTTTCCCATGGCCTGGCGCAGCACCGCCATGCCGCCGGCCTTTGGCATATTGATGTCGCTTATCACAAGGTCGGGCTCGCGGTTTGTGATGGCGTCCATCGCCTCTTCGGCGGTGGAGGCGGTGATCACCTCGTGCCCCTCCCTGTTGAGCATGATCTCCAGAAACTCGGTCATGCTCTTTTCGTCGTCGGCCACTAAAACTGTAAACATATGAGCCTATTGATGTTACGTGTAAGCGCGGGCACGCTGCCCATGTTTTTCCCGATGGTAGCCCATTTACATTAAGCCGGGTAAATTATTTACATCGGCATATGCCGTATTTTGCGGCGTTAAGGGTTTTATAACGGTAAAATCACTTCTCATGATAGCCGTGATGGACAAAAGCTGATTTTCCAGGTCGATGAATACTCTGAAAGACTTCAAACGCAACTTCATGGGGGGCGCCCCGGACTGGTACAAGGGGGCGATTGTCCTGTTCCTCCTGGCCAATGTGGCGTTGCGAGCGGTCAGCCCGTTTTGGGCGGGATGGGCGTTGATTCTTGAGTTCATCTTCACCCTTGTAATGGCGTTAAAGTGCTACCCGCTCCAGCCGGGCGGCCTGCTGGCGCTGGAGGCGGTAATTCTGGGACTGGCCACGCCGGAAAGCGTTTACGAAGAAACCCGGCAAAACTTCCCGGTGATATTGCTGCTGATGTTCATGGTGGCCGCGATATTTTTCATGAAAGAAGCGCTCGTCCACCTGTTCACCGGCGTCATTGTAAAAGTCCGATCAAAGATGGCGGTGTCGCTTATCTTCCTTGGACTGGGGGCATTCCTTTCCGCTTTTCTGGACGCTCTTACGGTGATCGCGGTGATGATCGCCGTGGCCACGGGATTTTTCGAGGTGTACCAGCGATATGCGTCCGCCGCCGGAGAGGGCGATTCGGACATCCAGTCCGCGGACAGGCATAAGGAGGACCTGGACAATTTCAGGGGATTCCTGCGCAACATTATGATGCACGGCGCCGTCGGGACGGCGTTGGGCGGCGTCACCACGTTGGTCGGCGAACCTCAGAACCTTCTGATCGGCCATCTGATGGGATGGAATTTCCCGGAATTTTTCATCAAATCGGCTCCGGTCACCATGCCTACTCTGGCCATAGGATTTCTGACATGCGCCGCCGTTGAGGCGCTTGGAGTGGCCGGCTATGGTTGCCGCCTGCCGGATAAAGTCCGCGAAGCGCTGGCCGGGCACGCGGCCGCGCAGTCGCTGGAAATTGACGGACGGGAAAAGCTGAAAATCGCCGTGCAGGTGATTATGGGAGCCGCCCTTATTTTGGCCCTGGCTTTTCACGTGGCGGAGGTGGGGCTTATCGGTCTTTCACTGATAATCCTGCTCACCACTTTAAACGGCGTAACCGACGAGCGCCAGATCGGCAAGGCGTTCCAGGAAGCGCTGCCGTTCACCGCGTTGCTTGTGGTGTTCTTCGCCATTGTGGCGGTGATCCACCAGCAGGACCTTTTCGGGAACATAATTCACTGGACGATGTCGCTGGACGGCCGGGCGCAGCTTGCCGCCTTCTACGCCGCGGCGGGGATACTGTCATCTATCAGCGACAACGTATTCGTGGCCACCATCTACATCAACGAGGCCAAGGGGGCGTTTGACGCGGGGCTTATAACCAGGGAGCAGTTCGACCTTATCGCCGTGGCGGTGAACACCGGCACGAACATTCCAAGTGTGGCCACGCCGAACGGCCAGGCTGCCTTTTTATTCCTGCTCACTTCGGCCATCGCCGGGATGATCCGCCTGTCATATGGAAGGATGCTCATCCTGGCCCTGCCATACACCATCACAATGACCGCAGTTGGATTTATGGCCGTGTGGTCGCTGTTGTGACTTGCTTACCCCGTGAACAGGAGGCGTGATATAATCGGAAATCCGCGGCGCGGAAAAAGCCGCGCTCACTATAACATGATGAAGTGGTTTGATGAAGGACACTATCAGGTTTGACATTATCTACGGCAAGTGCGCCAAATGCGGCGGGCCGCTGTTTTTCACCCAGACCATAGACTGGGAAGGGGCGAGGGTCAACTCGCTGCAATGCTGGAACGGCCACTACGAGAGCATCGAGGTGAGCAACTTCCAGTTCATGGACGAGCGCAGCTTAACGCGCGAACAGATTGAAAGCATCCTGCCGTTCATCGGGTTCGTCCGGGTGGACGAGCGTCCGGGCGGGTGACAAAGCGTATCCCGCGCCCATCCCGTGGCTGACGGCGTTTCCCGCAGGCTCGAAAAGCTCCGTGACGAAATAAGGCGTCACGAGCGTCTCTATTACGTCGATAACAGCCCCGAAATATCCGACTCCCAGTTTGACGCGCTCATGCGCGAGCTTGTGGACCTGGAGTCCAAACATCCCGAGCTTGTGACGGAGGACTCCCCGGCCCTGCGTGTCGGCGGGGAGCCTGCCGACGAACTTAAACCGGTGGCCCATAATCCCAACGTCCCGATGCTCTCGCTGGACAACGCGTACAGCCTTGGGGAATTGGAGGAATTCGGCGGGCGTTTGGTGAAAAACCTTGGCGAGGAGCCTGCCTGTACGGTGGAGCCGAAAATAGACGGCCTTGGCGTTTCATTGATCTACGAGGACGGAGTTTTCGTCCAGGGGGCCACAAGGGGGGACGGGGTGACCGGCGAAGAGGTCACCGCAAATCTCAGGACCATCCACTCCATACCATTGCGCGTGCATCCGCCCCGCGGCCTTAAACGGTTCGAGGTGCGCGGGGAGGTGTATATGCCGCGCGACGCGTTTGAGTCGGTCAACAGCCAGCGCGAGGCCGAAGGGCTTGCGCTGTTCGCCAATCCGCGCAACTGCGCCGCAGGCTCGCTTCGCCAGCTTGATCCGAAAGTGACCGCGTCCCGAAACCTGGACATGTTCGTTTACGCCTTCATCCCCACCGGACAGGATGGCAGGCCGGTGAAAGTGGTGGACTCGCATCACGCGGCCATGGCGCTTCTGGCCGCGATGGGATTCAAGCAGGCCGGCGTTAAGTTGTGCAAGGGAATGAAAGAAGTGGCGGAAGAAGTGGCCCGGTTCGGCGGAAAGCGGGACACGCTGGGATTTGACGTGGACGGGGTGGTGGTGAAGGTGGACTCATACAGGCTGCAGGCGGAGCTTGGCGCCACATCCAAGTTCCCCAGATGGGCGATAGCATTTAAATACCCGGCCCAGCAGGCCACCACCAGAGTGCTGGACATACAGGTGCAGGTGGGCCGCACCGGGGCGCTTACCCCTGTGGCCATATTAGAGCCAGTGGAGATATCCGGCTCCACGGTGGCCCGGGCCACGCTCCACAATGAGGACGAAATCAGGCGCAAGGACATACGCATCGGCGACACTGTGTTCGTGGAAAAGGGGGGCGAAGTGATCCCGAAAGTCGTGAAGGTGGTGGAATCGAAAAGGACCGGGGCCGAGCGCGTGTTCCACATGCCGCAAAAATGCCCCGCCTGCGGCTCGGCGGTGTTCCGCCCGGAGGGGGAGGTGGTGGCAAGGTGCGCCGGATCGGCCTGCCCCGCCCAATTGCTGGAAAAACTGCGCCACTTCTCCTCGCGCGGGGCGATGGACATAGAGCATGTGGGCCCTGCGCTCATAGAGCAACTTCTGGCGCGGGGGCTTGTCCATGACGTTTCCGGGCTGTACCGCCTCCGGCGCGATGATTTGACGGGCCTTGAACGGATGGCGGACAAATCGGCGGACAATGTGATGGAGGCGATAAACAAAAGCAGGGCCCAGCCGCTCCACAGGCTCCTTTTCGCCCTTGGCATCCGGTATGTTGGGGCGAGGGTGGCGAAGATACTGGCGAAAAATTTCGATTCGATGGACAGCCTGGCGAAAGCCAGCGAGGCGGAGCTTAAGGCCATACCGGAGATCGGGCCATCCGTGGCGCAAAGCGTGGTGGTGTTCTTCGCCCAGGAATCGAATGTCCGCCTGGTGGAAAGCCTGCGCGAGGCGGGGGTGAACCTGAAAGGGGACAAAAAAGCGTCCGGCGGCGCGCTCGCCGGAAAACAATTTGTGATCACCGGCACGCTTGCGTCCATGGGGCGCAACGAGGCGAAGGAGAGCATAGAGTCCATGGGCGGCCGCGTAACTTCCGCTGTAAGCAAAAAAACTGACTATGTCGTCGCCGGAGCCGATCCGGGATCAAAGGTTGAAAAGGCGGGGGAACTTGGAGTCAAAATTATCGGGGAAAAGGAATTTCTTGACTTGCTTGGGCAAAAGTAATCACCCCGATCCCATAATTTCGTTAGACGTTGTATAATCGCATCCTTGATGTTAATGTACAGTAAGGAAAACATTCATCGTATTACCAATGCGTTACGCCCTGATATCGGACATTCATTCAAACATTGAGGCTTTTGACGCGGTCCTGCGGGACATTGATTCCACAGGCGCGGACAGGCTCTTGTTCTTAGGCGACATAATCGGCTACGGCCCCAATCCCAACGAATGCCTGGACAGGCTTTTGCAGGTGGCGGACCTTTCGCTGGGTGGAAACCATG is part of the Nitrospinota bacterium genome and encodes:
- a CDS encoding YkgJ family cysteine cluster protein gives rise to the protein MRPEKEKATCEGCPALCCYGVEHSIPPPRTKTEEDDLVWQLHFTNTRFFIRSRRWYMIVHGGCRYLNENNRCTIYARRPDVCREHNPPDCEYFFEIFDVMFETPEKLQRYFDNRRKKRGAGQKGRA
- a CDS encoding sulfide/dihydroorotate dehydrogenase-like FAD/NAD-binding protein — encoded protein: MSTGRYHQQFTVLEKRELCPNTFYFKFNAPLLARKIQAGQFIIMRPTAKSERIPLSIAGWDREKGYIEIIIMAAGRTSTEAVRKEVGDAFQDVVGPLGQRSHVAKYDGACVVIGGGYGTGAVIPTARDLKALGNKVYGIVGARSKDLLIMVDELKGVCDEVFLTTNDGSIGIEGFVTHALEKIMSREKVSTVLAVGPVPMMVAVSKMTKEKQIETWVSLNAIMVDGTGMCGACRVSVDGKTKFACFHGPDFDGHKVDFDELVKRQKMFVDKEKIALEAFLKG
- the gltA gene encoding NADPH-dependent glutamate synthase, producing MAEEKKGLSQKERMKKPRNILPLNDAGLRVQNFLEVPIGYSMEQARDEASRCIQCKKPECVGGCPVGIDIPAFIKLVEQGDVAAAAKKIRETNFLPAACGRVCPQDKQCEAVCVVGKKNDPVGIGNLERFVADYEREHKLDRMPKIPASTGKRVAVIGAGPAGLTAAYELRVRGHEVTVFEAFHRGGGVMVYGIPRFRLPLEIIDDDLKLLADMGVEFAYNMIIGKILTIDDLMDNEKFDAVFIGSGAGLPKMLGIKGENLNGVYSANEYLTRIYLMHANDFPNYPTPLYQGKRLGVIGAGNTAMDVLRTGKRLGAEVTCYYRRSRDEAPARTEELEHAEQEFIDFKWLSNPVEFIGDDKNFVKGIKCEKMKLSEPDDSGRRKPLPTGEFFVDEIDTVVFSLGCDVNPVIPTVTPELRTNKWGILMVDPVTCHTTKKGVFAGGDAITGGSTVILAMGQAKNAALHIHEYLTGQFNYELNIPTDPNAPGVQWEGRFTAGKRPAHGA
- a CDS encoding peptidylprolyl isomerase, with amino-acid sequence MTEVAVLETKHGKIVIKFLDDVAPKHVESFKKLAKSGFFDGTTFHRVIPGFMIQGGDPNSKDAANRGRHGMGGPGYNIKAEFSKLHHKRGMVSAARAMDPDSAGSQFFIVTQDSGWLDGQYSIFGEVIEGMDVADKVVAEKRDARDNPIDRVEMTVKIEERPAK
- a CDS encoding sigma-54-dependent Fis family transcriptional regulator, whose translation is MFTVLVADDEKSMTEFLEIMLNREGHEVITASTAEEAMDAITNREPDLVISDINMPKAGGMAVLRQAMGKDPDLPVIMITAYASTDTAVEAMKMGAYDYITKPFKVDEIKLTIAKALERRRDKAELRRLQDEVTQTYSIGGLLGKSEKMTQLFKLIRKVANSRSTVLITGESGTGKELVAKAIHYLSDRKDKPFHSINCGAMPEQLLESELFGHQKGAFTGAVADKKGLLEIADEGTFFFDEVGEAPQTIQVKMLRVLQEREFKRVGGVKDIKVDIRVIAATNQNLEELIKAGRFREDFFYRLNIITLSIPPLRDRKDDIPILVNRFIEKYAHEDNRRIASISGDAMTLLENHHWRGNVRELENVIERAVVLATGPRIETENLPDYVRFSNVELKEGALDMPEGGVDLEAVVSSIEKDLLLKALEKSGGKKKEAAKLVNLTFRSFRYKLAKYGIGGHDHEDKGDEEGE
- a CDS encoding zinc ribbon domain-containing protein, coding for MPIYEYVCAKCGEHMEVNQKISDAPLKKHSGGCGGKLTKLISANAFHLKGTGWYKTDYPKSGSGGAKKESPSSGGTETKTSSTTVKPD
- the ligA gene encoding NAD-dependent DNA ligase LigA gives rise to the protein MADGVSRRLEKLRDEIRRHERLYYVDNSPEISDSQFDALMRELVDLESKHPELVTEDSPALRVGGEPADELKPVAHNPNVPMLSLDNAYSLGELEEFGGRLVKNLGEEPACTVEPKIDGLGVSLIYEDGVFVQGATRGDGVTGEEVTANLRTIHSIPLRVHPPRGLKRFEVRGEVYMPRDAFESVNSQREAEGLALFANPRNCAAGSLRQLDPKVTASRNLDMFVYAFIPTGQDGRPVKVVDSHHAAMALLAAMGFKQAGVKLCKGMKEVAEEVARFGGKRDTLGFDVDGVVVKVDSYRLQAELGATSKFPRWAIAFKYPAQQATTRVLDIQVQVGRTGALTPVAILEPVEISGSTVARATLHNEDEIRRKDIRIGDTVFVEKGGEVIPKVVKVVESKRTGAERVFHMPQKCPACGSAVFRPEGEVVARCAGSACPAQLLEKLRHFSSRGAMDIEHVGPALIEQLLARGLVHDVSGLYRLRRDDLTGLERMADKSADNVMEAINKSRAQPLHRLLFALGIRYVGARVAKILAKNFDSMDSLAKASEAELKAIPEIGPSVAQSVVVFFAQESNVRLVESLREAGVNLKGDKKASGGALAGKQFVITGTLASMGRNEAKESIESMGGRVTSAVSKKTDYVVAGADPGSKVEKAGELGVKIIGEKEFLDLLGQK
- the nhaB gene encoding sodium/proton antiporter NhaB — encoded protein: MNTLKDFKRNFMGGAPDWYKGAIVLFLLANVALRAVSPFWAGWALILEFIFTLVMALKCYPLQPGGLLALEAVILGLATPESVYEETRQNFPVILLLMFMVAAIFFMKEALVHLFTGVIVKVRSKMAVSLIFLGLGAFLSAFLDALTVIAVMIAVATGFFEVYQRYASAAGEGDSDIQSADRHKEDLDNFRGFLRNIMMHGAVGTALGGVTTLVGEPQNLLIGHLMGWNFPEFFIKSAPVTMPTLAIGFLTCAAVEALGVAGYGCRLPDKVREALAGHAAAQSLEIDGREKLKIAVQVIMGAALILALAFHVAEVGLIGLSLIILLTTLNGVTDERQIGKAFQEALPFTALLVVFFAIVAVIHQQDLFGNIIHWTMSLDGRAQLAAFYAAAGILSSISDNVFVATIYINEAKGAFDAGLITREQFDLIAVAVNTGTNIPSVATPNGQAAFLFLLTSAIAGMIRLSYGRMLILALPYTITMTAVGFMAVWSLL